CTTCTAAAAGCACTAATAAATAGAGGTACTAAAAGAGGCACTAGTCCTTTTGCCCTTTTTACTATATTGCCACTTTCAAAATCGGCTCCTCTTGCCATTTGAGCTTTCATGATTTTTTCTGCTTCTTCTATTAATGTAGGTATAAATCTTAAAGCAATTGTCATCATCATTGCTAATTCATGAGCCGGTATCCCTATCCGACTAAAGGGTTTTAAAATATGCTCTATTCCATCTGTCAAAGAGATAGGAGAAGTAGTTAAAGTAAGTAGTGAAGTACCGATAATCAAAAATATGAGTCTTAACCCCATAAATACAGCTAATCGCAACCCACTAGTAGTAATTTTCAAGGGTCCTAAAGTATACAATATCGTTCCCCCAGGGGTAAAAAACATATTTAAACTCACCGTCAGTAAAAGAATTATAATAACTGGTCTTAATCCTTTTAAAATATAGCTAAAAGGAATTTTTGAAATTGCTATTACCAAATAAAGGTAAAGAACCGCAAAAAGGTAACCTGAAAGTTTATTTATAAAGAATATGGCCACTATAAATATAAAAGTGATAATTATTTTGATTCTCGGATCCAACTTATGAACTACCGAATCACCAGGGATATATTGCCCAATAGTTATATTTCTAAACATTTTTAGTCCCCCTGAGATAACGAATTATATATTCCTTTGCTTCTTCAATTGTTAATATATCTTCTGGAATTGCTACGCCTTTTTTTTGTAATTCTCTTGCGAGAGAAGTTATTTGTGGTACCCCTAATCCCATCTTTTCTAATTTTTCAGCTTCTCTAAATACTTCCCTTGGAGTCCCAATAATTTCTATTCTTCCTTTGTTCATCACAATTATTTTATCTGCAAATCTAGCTATATCTTCCATGCTATGGGATACCAAAATTGTTATCATCTTATATTTATCATGAATTTCTTTAATTTTGTTTAAAATCTCTTCCTTCCCCTTTGGATCAAGGCCTGCAGTAGGTTCATCTAATATCAAAATTTTAGGCTTCATCGCCAATATTCCTGCTATCGCAATCCTACGTTTTTGGCCACCTGATACTTCAAAAGGGGATTTATCTGCTAATTCTCTACTGATTCCAACAATATCCATTGCTTCATATACTCTTTTTTCAATTTCTTCTTCGCTAAGTCCCAAATTAGTAGGACCAAAGGCTATATCTTTAAAAATGGTTTCTTCAAAAAGTTGATATTCAGGATATTGAAAAACTAATCCTACTTCTTTTCGTACATCTTTCAAACTGACTTTTTTGTCTGTTATATCTACTCCATTTATATATATTTTCCCTGAAGTGGGTTTTAAAAGCCCATTTAAATGTTGTATTAACGTAGATTTACCCGACCCTGTGTGCCCGATGATTCCCACGAACTCTTCATCCTGTATTTCAAAAGTAACATTATTTAAAGCAACAGTAGCATATGGCGTCCCTTCATTATACACAAAGCTTAAATTTTCTACTTTTATCGGCATAAAAATTCCACCATTTCTTCTACTGTTAAAATATCTAAAGGGACGTCAAAGCCTTCTCTCTTCAATTGGTATGCCAACTCTGTAACTTGGGGCACACTAAGGCCAATCTTTTTTAAAAGAGCAACTTCTTTAAATACTTCTTTAGGAGTACCATCTAACACTACTTTTCCATTATCCATTACAATAACTCTATCTGCATCTACTACTTCTTCCATAAAATGTGTTATGAGTATTACAGTAATCCCATCTTCTTTGTTGAGCTTTTTTATGGTAGAAATGACTTCCCTTCTTCCTATTGGGTCAAGCATTGCCGTTGGCTCATCTAAAATTATGCACTCTGGCTTCATTGCAATTATCCCAGCAATGGCAACTCTTTGCTTTTGTCCACCTGAGAGCATGTGAGGAGGATAATCTTTGTATTCCCACATACCTACCGCTTTAAGGGCGTATTCAACTCTTTCTCTTATTTCATCAGGTGGAATACCTAAATTTTCTGGGCCAAAAGCTACATCCTCTTCAACAATAGTAGCAACTATTTGATTATCTGGATTTTGAAAAACAAGCCCAGCAGTCTGTCTTATATCCCACAAATGATTTGTATCTTTGGTGTCCATTCCTTTTACATGTACTTTTCCCTCTGTCGGCAATAAAAGTGCATTAAAGTGTTTAGCAAGTGTTGATTTACCTGACCCATTATGACCAATTATCCCTATAAACTGCCCTTTTTCAAACTGTAAATTTATATCCTTTAAAACTAGGTGTCGAGTTTGTTCTTCGGCATGATATTCAAAAGATAAATTTTGTGTAGTTATTATGTGTTCCATTAAGGACACCTTCTTTTAAGTTAAACTCCTTTATGAAAAATAGGGATTAAGTTGCAGCACCAAACTTAACCCCTTCGATTGTTTACACTAATTCAATAATTACTAATGGTGCGCCATCTCCTCTGCGAGGCCCAAGCTTTAAAATTCTCGTGTAACCACCTTGTCTGTCTTTGTATTTTGGTGCTATTTCGTCAAATAACTTCTTTACTACACTTTCATCTAAGATATAGGCTAAAGCCTGCCTTCTTGCGTGTAAATCGCCTCTTTTACCGAGAGTAATCATTTTTTCAGAAATGCTGCGAACCTCTTTTGCTCGTGCCTCTGTTGTAGTTATTCTACCATATTTCAAAAAGTCTGTGACTAAATTTCTAAGCATAGCCCTCCTCTGGTCAGAAGGACGGCCTAATTTTCTGTAACCCACCTTCAACCCTCCTTTATTCGTCTGCCTTTTTTAAGCTAAGTCCTAATGCCTCGAGTTTTTGTTTAACCTCTTCTAAAGATTTTTTACCCAAATTTCTGACCTTCATCATCTCTTCTTCTGTCTTTTGAGTGAGCTCTTGTACTGTATTTATTCCAGCTCTCTTTAAACAATTATAGGACCTAACAGACAAGTCTAATTCTTCAATTGTCATATCAAGAGGTTTCTCGACTTTTTTCTCAGGTTTGTCCACAAAAATATCTGAACTTTTGTATTCGCCAGTAAAAGATATAAACTTTTGGAAGTACTTAATCAACATATCAGAAGCCATACTAATAGCTTCTTTTGGCGTTATAGTTCCATTTGTCCATACTTCCAAAGTAAGTTTATCATAGTCTGTAACATGGCCTACACGAGTATTTTCTACATTGTAGCTTACCCTTTTTACTGGTGTAAAAATAGAATCAACTGGAATAACGCCTATCGGTTGGTTAGGCTCTTTGTTTTTATCTGAAGGCACATAACCCTTTCCCTTGACAAACACAATCTCCATATGGAGTTTACCATCATCACTTAAAGTAGCTATATGATGGTCAGGGTTTAAAATTTCTATATCAGCACTGCCTTTTATATGACCTGCAGTAACTTCTCCTTTTCCTTCTACATCTATGCGCCCTACCACCGGTTCATCTGAATGCAATTTAACTGCCACTTCTTTAAGGTTAAGTATAATTTCTACTACATCCTCTTTAACTCCTGGTAGGGTTGAAAATTCATGCAATACTCCATCTATTTTGACAGATTTAGGAGCAGCACCAGGAAGAGAGGACAAAAGTACTCTTCTTAAGGAATTCCCAAGAGTTATGCCATATCCTCTTTCTAAAGGCTCCACTACAAATTTCCCATACGTCCCATCTTCCGACTGCTCAACAATCTCTATTTTTGGTTCAATCATTTCAAACACTGTGAACCCTCCTTTTAACTGTTTTATGAGGGTAACCGATTATATCATTACTTAGAATACAACTCAACAATCAAGTGCTCTTGGATAGGCAGATCTATGTGTTCTCTTCTTGGCAATGAAACTACTCTACCTTCAAAAGCATCTTTATTGAGTTCTAACCAATCAGGTACATTTCTTGATACTTCTAAATTATTCTTTATTAATTCCATTGAACGGCTCTTTTCCCTCACAGATATTACATCTCCTGGCTTTACTAAGAAAGATGGTATATCAACTTTCTTACCATTTACTTCTATATGACCATGGCTTACCAATTGTCTCGCTTGTGGCCGAGATGCTGCAAAGCCCAACCTATACACTACATTATCAAGACGTCTTTCTAAAAGTTGTAACAAATTTTCTCCTGTGATTCCTTTCATTCTCTCTGCTTCTTCATAATATCTGACAAATTGTCTCTCTAAAACGCCATAGTACCTTTTGAGTTTTTGTTTTTCTCGTAGTTGCATGCCGTAGTTAGTGAGTTTTTTCTTTTCTTGTCCATGTTGTCCTGGTGCATATCCTCTTCTTGCAACAGGACATTTGTCTGTATAGCATTTATCTCCTTTTAAATATAATTTCATGCCTTCTCTTCTGCACAATCTGCAAGTTGGTCCTATATATCTTCCCATAATCGCACCTCCTTATACTCTTCTCCTCTTAGGTGGTCTGCAGCCATTGTGAGGAATCGGAGTCACATCTTTTATAAGACTCACTTCAAGGCCAGCAGCCTGTAAAGCCCTTATTGCTGCTTCTCTACCTGCACCAGGTCCTTTAACATAAACATCAACTGTTTTCATTCCATGATCCATTGCTGCCTTAGCTGCTGATTCTGCCGCCATTTGTGCTGCAAAGGGAGTTGATTTTCTTGAGCCTTTAAAGCCTATTGTACCAGCACTTGCCCAAGAAATTGTATTTCCAGCAGGATCCGTTATAGTCACAATGGTATTGTTAAACGTAGAATGAATATGGGCAATTCCTCTTTCTACGTGTTTTTTCTCGCGTTTTCTGCCAGCTCTTTTTACTCTTTTAGCCATTATTTCCCCTCCTTATTCTTACTTCTTCTTCTTAGCAACAGTTTTCCTTGGACCCTTTCTCGTTCTAGCATTAGTCCTTGTTCTTTGTCCTCTTACGGGTAGTCCTCTTTTATGCCTTATTCCTCTGTAGCATCCTATATCCATTAACCTTTTGATGTTCATAGCAACTTCTTTTCTTAAGTCGCCTTCAACTTTGTATTCTTTATCAATTATCTCTCTCAATCTAGAAACTTCTTCTTCTGTTAAATCCTTGACCCTTGTGTCTGGATTTACACCTGCTTTAGCAAGTATCTCATTTGAACGAGAACGGCCAATACCATATATATATGTCAAAGCTATTTCCACTCGTTTATCTCTTGGCAAGTCAACGCCTGCAATTCTCGCCATTTTCACACCTCCTAGCCTTGTTTTTGTTTATGCTTTGGATTTTCACAAATTACCATAACTCTACCTTTTCTTTTTATAACTTTACATTTTTCGCAAATAGGTTTTACAGATGGTCTCACCTTCATCTCGCACCCTCCTTATCACTTTCCACGCCATACTATTCTTCCACGACTCAAGTCATAAGGAGACAATTCTACTGTCACCCTGTCTCCTGGAAGTATTCGTATAAAATTCATTCTCAGTTTTCCGGATACATGGGCTAATACTTTATGCCCATTATCTAATTGTACTTGAAACATAGCATTTGGTAAAGCCTCTATCACTGTGCCCTCAACTTCAATAACATCATCTTTTGCCAAGGATATCCATTCCTCCTTATTGACTTAGGATTTATAAGGTTCTAAAAATTTTCTGATTTCTTCATTAGTTAATTTATCGCCCTTTTGAATTTTTTCTTTAATCTGCCAAATCACGTCATTATATCTTTGAAGGTGTTTAAACTTTTTTTTCTTAGGTTTTTCTATCTTTCGAAGGTCCCCATCAGCTACAAGAACGTGTTGGTCATCAAACTTTCCTACAACTACAAAAACTCTGCCTTTGTCGCGACCTGCTTTGCTCCTCACTACCTGACCAATTTGCAAGTCTTCCATTAATAAATTCACCTCTTATAAAATGGTCAGTATTTCTGGGTCCCCATCCGTAATAACAATAGTATTTTCGTAATGGGCTGATAAACTGCCATCAACAGTCACTACTGTCCAATTATCTTCTAATGTCCTTACTGCATAATGTCCCGCATTTACCATCGGTTCTATAGCAAGGCACATACCTCTTTTTAATCTAGGCCCTCTTCCAGGAGGACCAAAATTAGGAATCTGTGGATCTTCATGCATTTTTATACCTATCCCATGTCCAACATATTCTCTTACTACTGAAAAGCCATGACTTTCTACATAAGTTTGTATTGCGTGAGAAATATCAGATAACCTATTCCCTTCTCTCGCGTATTTTATACCCTCAAAAAAGCTATTTTTTGTGACCTCAATCAATTTTTGTGCTTCCTTCGATATATCTCCAACAGGAAAAGTTCTTGCTGCATCTGCATTATACCCTTTATAGGTAGCTCCAAGGTCTATACTTATAATATCGCCTTCTTTAAGTTTTCTTAAACTTGGTATCCCATGAACTACTTCTTCGTTTATTGAAGCGCAAATACTAGCAGGAAAACCGTATAAACCTTTGAAGGCAGGTTTACAGCCATTTTTTATTATAAAGTCTTCTGCAATTCTATTAAGCTCTAACGTCGTAACTCCTGGCTTAATTGCCCTTTCTAAAACCTCAAAGAGATTTGCTATTACCTTGCCAGCTGTTCTCATCAAATCAATCTCATTTTTAGACTTGATATATATCATTTGCCTCTGTCTCCCAAAGCCTTTTTTATATCTTCAAATACTTCTTCTACCGATTTATTTCCATCAATATTCACTAAAATGTTTTTCTTTGTATAATACTCAATCAAAGGCTTAGTTTGACTTTCATAAACTTCTAGTCTTTTCACAACTGATTCTAACTTATCGTCGGAACGCTGTATAAGTTTTGTGCTACATTTGTCACATACATTGTCAACTGCAGGAGGAGAAGTCTTTATGTGATAAGTAGCACCACAATTAGGACATACTCTCCTGCCAGTAATCCTTTCTATCAAAGCATCTTCCTCAACTTCAATGTTTAGAACGCAATCAAGATAGGTTCCTTTTTGCTGCAAAAATCTATCCAATTCTTCCGCTTGTGTTACATTTCTTGGATATCCGTCTAACAAAAACCCTTTTTGGCAATCATCTTTTTCTAATCTATCTTCCACTATTTTATTCGTAACCTCATCGGGGACCAATAAGCCTTTGTCCATGTATTCTTTTGCTAGTTTCCCTAAGTCAGTATTATCTCTTAAATTTTGTCTAAAAATATCTCCTGTCGAAATATGAGGAATGTCAAACTCCTTAGCAATTTTCACAGCTTGTGTCCCTTTGCCAGCACCTGGGGGTCCTAAAAGTATTACTCTCATAAATCCTCCCCCTTTATTTCAAAAATCCTTGATAGTTCCTCATGATAAGGTGTCCCTCAATTTGTTTCATAGTATCAAGTGCCACACCAACTGCTATTAAAAGTGCTGTACCTCCAAAGTAAAGTTGTAACCCCGTTACATTCATTAAAATTACTGGCATTGTAGCAATAAATGCTAAGAATAATGCTCCTACAAAAGTAACTCTATTCAATACCCTTGTAAGATAGTCTGTAGTTGGTTTCCCTGGCCTTATTCCAGGAATAAATCCACCATATTTTTTTAAATTATCTGAGACATCTACTGGATTGAAGATTACTGCTGTATAGAAATAAGTAAATCCTATTATCAATAATATATCTAAAATATTGTATATTAGCCCACTTGTGCTAAGCCATTTTTGCACAAAGTTGTAAAATGACGACCGTGGGAAAAAGGTTGCTAATTGTTGCGGAAACTGTAATAGTGAAAGAGCGAATATAATAGGAATAACCCCTGCCATGTTTATTCTTATAGGAATGTGAGTACTTTGGCCACCATAAACTTTTCTGCCAACAACCCTTTTGGCATATTGCACCGGAATTCTTCTTTGCCCTTCTGTTGCTAGAATTATCAATACTATCATTATAAGCTCCGCAACTACAAAAGCAATAGCACCAAAAATATTAGCAGTACCTGCTTGAATATATTCACTTGTCAGATATATCATGTTAGGAATCCTAGAAATTATCCCCGCAAAAATTATTAATGAACTTCCGTTGCCTATTCCATTTTCAGTAATTTTTTCACCTAACCACATCAGAAAAGCAGTACCTGCCGTCAAAGTTATAACAATGACCGTCAAGTTAAAAAATGTAGGATTGATAACTGCTCTCTTTAGCCCAATTGTCATTCCTATAGCTTGTATCAAGGCAAGTACAACTGTTAAATATCTGGTATACTGAGCAATTTTCTTTCTTCCCTCTTCCCCTTCTTTTGCCATTTGTTCAAGAGAGGGAATTGCTATTGTCAAAAGTTGCATTATAATTGAAGCGTTAATGTAAGGCACAATGCTCATGGCAAAAATCGTAAATTCTCGAAAAGCACCACCGGATATTATGTCAAAAAATCCGAACAATTGCCCTTGACCAAGTATTTGAGCAATCAGCTTTGGGTCAACTCCTGGCACAGGAATATGGGACCCTAATCTAAATATCACTAGCATTCCTAAAGTATAAAGTATCCTTTTTCTTATATCATCAACCTTCCAAGCATTGACAAGGGTTTGAAACACTTTAAATCACCTCTGCCTTTCCCCCAACGGCTTGTATTTTTTCAATGGCACTTTGACTGAATTTATGAGCCTTAACAGTGAATTTTTTGCTTAAATCTCCGTCACCTAATATCTTAACCCCATCTTTTACATCTTTAATTATACCACTTTCTATTAAAACTTCAGGAGTAATTACCGCTCCATCCTCAAACCTTTCTTCTAAAGTTCCAACATTTACAATTGCATATTCTTTTTTGAATATGTTAGTAAAACCTCTTTTTGGGAGTCTTCTTGTAAGTGGCATTTGGCCTCCTTCAAAACCCGGACGCACTCCACCGCCACTTCTTGCTTTTTGCCCTTTTTGTCCTCTGCCTGAAGTTTTACCATGTCCAGAACCTATTCCTCTTCCTACTCTTTTTCTTTCACGTCTTGCTCCTTCAGCTGGTTTTAAATCGTGCAGTCTCATCTTTGCACCTCCTATATGCTTTTGTGTTTATTCAAACAGTTGGCTTACTGGAATTCCGCGTAATCTCGCT
The sequence above is a segment of the Thermoanaerobacter ethanolicus JW 200 genome. Coding sequences within it:
- a CDS encoding energy-coupling factor transporter ATPase codes for the protein MPIKVENLSFVYNEGTPYATVALNNVTFEIQDEEFVGIIGHTGSGKSTLIQHLNGLLKPTSGKIYINGVDITDKKVSLKDVRKEVGLVFQYPEYQLFEETIFKDIAFGPTNLGLSEEEIEKRVYEAMDIVGISRELADKSPFEVSGGQKRRIAIAGILAMKPKILILDEPTAGLDPKGKEEILNKIKEIHDKYKMITILVSHSMEDIARFADKIIVMNKGRIEIIGTPREVFREAEKLEKMGLGVPQITSLARELQKKGVAIPEDILTIEEAKEYIIRYLRGTKNV
- the secY gene encoding preprotein translocase subunit SecY — encoded protein: MFQTLVNAWKVDDIRKRILYTLGMLVIFRLGSHIPVPGVDPKLIAQILGQGQLFGFFDIISGGAFREFTIFAMSIVPYINASIIMQLLTIAIPSLEQMAKEGEEGRKKIAQYTRYLTVVLALIQAIGMTIGLKRAVINPTFFNLTVIVITLTAGTAFLMWLGEKITENGIGNGSSLIIFAGIISRIPNMIYLTSEYIQAGTANIFGAIAFVVAELIMIVLIILATEGQRRIPVQYAKRVVGRKVYGGQSTHIPIRINMAGVIPIIFALSLLQFPQQLATFFPRSSFYNFVQKWLSTSGLIYNILDILLIIGFTYFYTAVIFNPVDVSDNLKKYGGFIPGIRPGKPTTDYLTRVLNRVTFVGALFLAFIATMPVILMNVTGLQLYFGGTALLIAVGVALDTMKQIEGHLIMRNYQGFLK
- a CDS encoding KOW domain-containing RNA-binding protein — encoded protein: MEDLQIGQVVRSKAGRDKGRVFVVVGKFDDQHVLVADGDLRKIEKPKKKKFKHLQRYNDVIWQIKEKIQKGDKLTNEEIRKFLEPYKS
- the infA gene encoding translation initiation factor IF-1, which produces MAKDDVIEVEGTVIEALPNAMFQVQLDNGHKVLAHVSGKLRMNFIRILPGDRVTVELSPYDLSRGRIVWRGK
- a CDS encoding energy-coupling factor transporter transmembrane component T family protein, giving the protein MFRNITIGQYIPGDSVVHKLDPRIKIIITFIFIVAIFFINKLSGYLFAVLYLYLVIAISKIPFSYILKGLRPVIIILLLTVSLNMFFTPGGTILYTLGPLKITTSGLRLAVFMGLRLIFLIIGTSLLTLTTSPISLTDGIEHILKPFSRIGIPAHELAMMMTIALRFIPTLIEEAEKIMKAQMARGADFESGNIVKRAKGLVPLLVPLFISAFRRADELAVAMESRCYRGGQNRTRMKQLKIQPRDYQALAVTLIMVLLIVWNRVWTW
- the rplO gene encoding 50S ribosomal protein L15; the protein is MRLHDLKPAEGARRERKRVGRGIGSGHGKTSGRGQKGQKARSGGGVRPGFEGGQMPLTRRLPKRGFTNIFKKEYAIVNVGTLEERFEDGAVITPEVLIESGIIKDVKDGVKILGDGDLSKKFTVKAHKFSQSAIEKIQAVGGKAEVI
- the map gene encoding type I methionyl aminopeptidase, translated to MIYIKSKNEIDLMRTAGKVIANLFEVLERAIKPGVTTLELNRIAEDFIIKNGCKPAFKGLYGFPASICASINEEVVHGIPSLRKLKEGDIISIDLGATYKGYNADAARTFPVGDISKEAQKLIEVTKNSFFEGIKYAREGNRLSDISHAIQTYVESHGFSVVREYVGHGIGIKMHEDPQIPNFGPPGRGPRLKRGMCLAIEPMVNAGHYAVRTLEDNWTVVTVDGSLSAHYENTIVITDGDPEILTIL
- a CDS encoding DNA-directed RNA polymerase subunit alpha produces the protein MFEMIEPKIEIVEQSEDGTYGKFVVEPLERGYGITLGNSLRRVLLSSLPGAAPKSVKIDGVLHEFSTLPGVKEDVVEIILNLKEVAVKLHSDEPVVGRIDVEGKGEVTAGHIKGSADIEILNPDHHIATLSDDGKLHMEIVFVKGKGYVPSDKNKEPNQPIGVIPVDSIFTPVKRVSYNVENTRVGHVTDYDKLTLEVWTNGTITPKEAISMASDMLIKYFQKFISFTGEYKSSDIFVDKPEKKVEKPLDMTIEELDLSVRSYNCLKRAGINTVQELTQKTEEEMMKVRNLGKKSLEEVKQKLEALGLSLKKADE
- the rpsK gene encoding 30S ribosomal protein S11 codes for the protein MAKRVKRAGRKREKKHVERGIAHIHSTFNNTIVTITDPAGNTISWASAGTIGFKGSRKSTPFAAQMAAESAAKAAMDHGMKTVDVYVKGPGAGREAAIRALQAAGLEVSLIKDVTPIPHNGCRPPKRRRV
- the rpmJ gene encoding 50S ribosomal protein L36: MKVRPSVKPICEKCKVIKRKGRVMVICENPKHKQKQG
- the rpsD gene encoding 30S ribosomal protein S4 produces the protein MGRYIGPTCRLCRREGMKLYLKGDKCYTDKCPVARRGYAPGQHGQEKKKLTNYGMQLREKQKLKRYYGVLERQFVRYYEEAERMKGITGENLLQLLERRLDNVVYRLGFAASRPQARQLVSHGHIEVNGKKVDIPSFLVKPGDVISVREKSRSMELIKNNLEVSRNVPDWLELNKDAFEGRVVSLPRREHIDLPIQEHLIVELYSK
- the rpsM gene encoding 30S ribosomal protein S13; this encodes MARIAGVDLPRDKRVEIALTYIYGIGRSRSNEILAKAGVNPDTRVKDLTEEEVSRLREIIDKEYKVEGDLRKEVAMNIKRLMDIGCYRGIRHKRGLPVRGQRTRTNARTRKGPRKTVAKKKK
- the rplQ gene encoding 50S ribosomal protein L17; this encodes MGYRKLGRPSDQRRAMLRNLVTDFLKYGRITTTEARAKEVRSISEKMITLGKRGDLHARRQALAYILDESVVKKLFDEIAPKYKDRQGGYTRILKLGPRRGDGAPLVIIELV
- a CDS encoding adenylate kinase; the encoded protein is MRVILLGPPGAGKGTQAVKIAKEFDIPHISTGDIFRQNLRDNTDLGKLAKEYMDKGLLVPDEVTNKIVEDRLEKDDCQKGFLLDGYPRNVTQAEELDRFLQQKGTYLDCVLNIEVEEDALIERITGRRVCPNCGATYHIKTSPPAVDNVCDKCSTKLIQRSDDKLESVVKRLEVYESQTKPLIEYYTKKNILVNIDGNKSVEEVFEDIKKALGDRGK
- a CDS encoding energy-coupling factor transporter ATPase; the protein is MEHIITTQNLSFEYHAEEQTRHLVLKDINLQFEKGQFIGIIGHNGSGKSTLAKHFNALLLPTEGKVHVKGMDTKDTNHLWDIRQTAGLVFQNPDNQIVATIVEEDVAFGPENLGIPPDEIRERVEYALKAVGMWEYKDYPPHMLSGGQKQRVAIAGIIAMKPECIILDEPTAMLDPIGRREVISTIKKLNKEDGITVILITHFMEEVVDADRVIVMDNGKVVLDGTPKEVFKEVALLKKIGLSVPQVTELAYQLKREGFDVPLDILTVEEMVEFLCR